A single genomic interval of Nonomuraea rubra harbors:
- a CDS encoding MerR family transcriptional regulator, producing the protein MSVYTPAEVVEETGFTIDTLRYYEKIGLLERVDRNAAGQRRFSQEDVGWLGMVRCLRDTGMPIATMLRFAELVRAGDHTIPDRIELLEEHDRQVQAQIANLAERQSYIHHKISYYRSLM; encoded by the coding sequence GTGAGCGTGTACACACCCGCGGAAGTCGTCGAGGAGACCGGGTTCACCATCGACACCCTCCGCTACTACGAGAAGATCGGCCTGCTGGAGCGCGTCGACCGCAACGCGGCCGGGCAGCGCCGGTTCAGCCAGGAGGACGTCGGCTGGCTGGGCATGGTCCGCTGCCTGCGCGACACCGGCATGCCCATCGCCACGATGTTGCGCTTCGCCGAGCTCGTACGCGCGGGCGACCACACGATCCCCGACCGCATCGAGCTCCTGGAAGAGCACGACCGGCAGGTCCAGGCCCAGATCGCGAACCTCGCCGAGCGCCAGAGCTACATCCACCACAAGATTTCCTACTACCGCAGCCTCATGTAG
- a CDS encoding carbohydrate ABC transporter permease, translating to MRRARTWLPGLLLVAPSIILIGVFVYGMLGWNFRVAMTDQHDAVSEGEFVGLQNFIDIWDQQRWHLSVNHAIVFTIVFVVGALVLGWLLAFLMEKGIRGEGTFRAIYLFPMAISFVATGIVWRWLMNSGTGERAVGLNRLFDWIGLPQWQWFRDPDWGMAAMALPAIWQMSGYVMALFLAGFRGVPEELREAARVDGCTEWGVYRHVVLPLLRPVTLSALIILGHISLKVFDLIVAVSGKQIITDVPAVFMWVAVFDSNDPAKGATIASYIVLSVAIFVIPYLIWSVRKERRS from the coding sequence GTGAGGCGGGCACGCACGTGGCTGCCCGGACTGCTCCTCGTCGCGCCGTCGATCATCCTGATCGGCGTGTTCGTGTACGGCATGCTCGGCTGGAACTTCAGGGTCGCCATGACCGACCAGCACGACGCGGTGTCCGAGGGGGAGTTCGTCGGGCTGCAGAACTTCATCGACATCTGGGACCAGCAGCGGTGGCACCTCTCGGTGAATCACGCCATCGTGTTCACGATCGTGTTCGTGGTGGGCGCGCTGGTGCTCGGGTGGTTGCTGGCGTTCCTCATGGAGAAGGGGATCAGGGGCGAGGGGACGTTCCGGGCGATCTATCTCTTCCCGATGGCCATCTCGTTCGTGGCGACCGGCATCGTGTGGCGGTGGCTGATGAACTCGGGCACGGGCGAGCGGGCGGTCGGGCTGAACCGGCTCTTCGACTGGATCGGGCTGCCGCAGTGGCAGTGGTTCCGGGATCCGGACTGGGGGATGGCGGCGATGGCGCTGCCGGCTATCTGGCAGATGTCCGGATATGTCATGGCACTCTTCCTGGCCGGTTTCCGGGGGGTGCCCGAGGAGCTGCGGGAGGCCGCGCGGGTGGACGGCTGCACCGAGTGGGGCGTCTACCGGCACGTCGTGCTGCCGCTGCTCCGGCCGGTCACCCTCTCCGCGCTGATCATCCTGGGGCACATCTCGCTCAAGGTGTTCGACCTGATCGTGGCGGTGTCCGGCAAGCAGATCATCACCGACGTGCCGGCGGTGTTCATGTGGGTGGCGGTGTTCGACTCCAACGACCCGGCCAAGGGGGCCACGATCGCCTCGTACATCGTGCTCAGTGTGGCGATCTTCGTGATCCCGTACCTGATCTGGTCGGTGCGTAAGGAGCGGCGCTCATGA
- a CDS encoding ABC transporter substrate-binding protein, with amino-acid sequence MRRWLAAVSITMASVLGLAACGGGGGGQATQAPAASGGGKQQVEVFSWWTGPGEADGLQAMRKIFEEQNPNLTFFDAAVAGGSGDKAKALLQSKLQANTPPDTFQGHAGAELQGYIKAGNLEDLTPLYDELKLKDVFPAQLVEQISVDGKIYSVPVNIHRSNVLWFNPAVLKEAGVAAAPKTIEEFIAALEKVKAKGKIPLSIGSEWTVTHLMESVLLGTLGADAYNALFKPGADWNSAQVTTALNNFAKIMEYAGDPQDDWQPAAKQVADGQAAFNIMGDWAYGYFHNPPEGGLGKQSKTDFDWAPAPGTEGTYLWLSDSFTLPKGAKNRDGAMAWLKVAASKEGQDAFNPKKGSIPARKDADQSLYTDYLADALKDWSSNKLAGSIQHGVAVNQPWLAAINEAVGLYIGSKDVKGLQQGLADAATANAQ; translated from the coding sequence ATGCGACGGTGGTTAGCGGCCGTATCGATCACGATGGCGAGCGTGCTCGGCCTTGCGGCCTGCGGAGGCGGTGGCGGAGGACAGGCCACCCAGGCACCCGCCGCGAGCGGCGGCGGGAAACAGCAGGTTGAGGTCTTCTCCTGGTGGACGGGTCCGGGTGAGGCCGACGGCCTGCAGGCGATGAGGAAGATCTTCGAGGAACAGAACCCGAACCTCACCTTCTTCGACGCGGCGGTGGCCGGCGGCTCCGGCGACAAGGCCAAGGCGCTGTTGCAGTCGAAGCTCCAGGCGAACACCCCGCCCGACACCTTCCAGGGCCACGCGGGCGCCGAGCTGCAGGGCTACATCAAGGCAGGCAACCTGGAGGACCTCACCCCGCTCTACGACGAGCTCAAGCTCAAGGACGTCTTCCCCGCCCAGCTCGTCGAGCAGATCAGCGTCGACGGCAAGATCTACTCCGTGCCGGTGAACATCCACCGCTCGAACGTTCTGTGGTTCAACCCCGCCGTGCTCAAGGAGGCCGGGGTCGCCGCCGCGCCGAAGACGATCGAGGAGTTCATCGCGGCACTGGAGAAGGTCAAGGCCAAGGGCAAGATCCCGCTGTCGATCGGGTCGGAGTGGACGGTCACCCACCTGATGGAGAGCGTCCTGCTCGGCACGCTCGGCGCCGACGCGTACAACGCCCTGTTCAAGCCGGGCGCCGACTGGAACAGCGCGCAGGTGACCACGGCGCTGAACAACTTCGCCAAGATCATGGAGTACGCGGGCGACCCGCAGGACGACTGGCAGCCCGCGGCCAAGCAGGTGGCCGACGGCCAGGCGGCGTTCAACATCATGGGCGACTGGGCGTACGGCTACTTCCACAACCCGCCGGAGGGCGGCCTGGGCAAGCAGTCGAAGACGGACTTCGACTGGGCGCCCGCGCCGGGCACCGAGGGCACGTACCTGTGGCTGTCCGACAGCTTCACCCTGCCCAAGGGCGCGAAGAACCGTGACGGGGCGATGGCCTGGCTGAAGGTCGCGGCCAGCAAGGAGGGCCAGGACGCCTTCAACCCGAAGAAGGGCTCCATCCCCGCCCGCAAGGACGCCGACCAGTCGCTCTACACCGACTACCTGGCCGACGCGCTGAAGGACTGGTCGAGCAACAAGCTCGCCGGGTCGATCCAGCACGGCGTCGCGGTGAACCAGCCGTGGCTGGCCGCGATCAACGAGGCGGTCGGGCTCTACATCGGCAGCAAGGACGTCAAGGGCTTGCAGCAGGGGCTGGCCGACGCGGCCACGGCCAACGCCCAGTAA
- a CDS encoding penicillin-binding transpeptidase domain-containing protein, which translates to MAGSRGGWLDVPLSRVARLCAAMLFVLLAHVTLIQAFGSHALNADRRNERTLIDRYGRPRGDILTYDGTPIATSLPIGGPYRYRRAYPRGEEYAAVTGHVSLHRTTGIEQAQDAVLSGDDAKVRVRSLVGDGTVEGADLRLTIRDRVQRAAYQGLRAAGLPGAVVALDPATGAVLGLATYPTYDPNTLTTFDGKLLADTARRLRQTPSQPLLNRALNQLYPPGSTFKLVTAAAAIASGEYTPTGAVHAPARLRLPGAPAYLETGRCGNGRPTLAYAFQASCDTAFAAIGLQLGQDLLREQAEAFGFNAGQLRIPLLATPSRYPPVEDRTQMALAAIGHHDNRVTPLMVAMLSAAVANNGVLMRPYLVEEARLPDGAVINRASPVPYRTAVPPMLARYLAAMMTAVSPDRGKGAEAPGLSKAPGVSDVTGVPGVRMAAKTAASDGVPGEHAVITAFAPAEAPEVAVGVVLERPGDRVDAVATIARAVIAAALR; encoded by the coding sequence ATGGCCGGATCGAGAGGGGGGTGGCTCGACGTCCCGCTGAGCCGCGTCGCCCGACTGTGCGCCGCGATGCTGTTCGTGCTGCTCGCGCACGTCACGCTCATCCAGGCGTTCGGCTCGCACGCGCTCAACGCCGACCGCAGGAACGAGCGCACGCTGATCGACAGGTACGGCCGCCCGCGCGGCGACATCCTCACCTACGACGGCACCCCCATCGCCACCAGCCTGCCCATCGGCGGCCCGTACCGGTACCGGCGCGCCTACCCCCGGGGCGAGGAGTACGCGGCCGTCACCGGGCACGTGTCGCTGCACCGCACGACCGGCATCGAACAGGCGCAGGACGCGGTGCTGTCCGGCGACGACGCCAAGGTCAGGGTCAGGTCGCTGGTCGGGGACGGGACCGTCGAAGGGGCCGACCTCCGGCTGACCATCCGTGACCGGGTGCAGCGGGCGGCGTACCAGGGGCTGCGGGCGGCGGGCCTTCCGGGAGCGGTGGTGGCGCTCGACCCCGCGACCGGGGCGGTCCTGGGGCTGGCCACGTACCCGACGTACGATCCGAACACGCTGACCACCTTCGACGGGAAGCTGCTGGCCGACACCGCCCGGCGGTTGCGGCAGACGCCCTCGCAGCCCCTGCTCAACCGGGCGCTGAACCAGCTCTATCCGCCCGGATCCACGTTCAAGCTCGTCACCGCGGCGGCGGCGATCGCGTCCGGCGAGTACACGCCGACGGGCGCGGTGCACGCGCCCGCCCGGCTGCGGCTGCCAGGGGCGCCGGCGTACCTGGAGACCGGGCGGTGCGGGAACGGGCGGCCGACGCTCGCGTACGCGTTCCAGGCGTCCTGCGACACCGCCTTCGCCGCCATCGGGCTGCAGCTCGGGCAGGACCTGCTGCGGGAGCAGGCGGAGGCGTTCGGGTTCAACGCCGGGCAGTTGCGGATCCCGCTGCTCGCGACGCCCAGCCGGTATCCGCCGGTCGAGGACAGGACGCAGATGGCGCTGGCGGCCATCGGGCACCACGACAACCGGGTGACGCCGCTGATGGTGGCCATGTTGTCGGCGGCCGTGGCGAACAACGGGGTGCTGATGCGGCCTTACCTGGTGGAGGAGGCGCGGCTGCCGGACGGGGCGGTGATCAACCGGGCCTCGCCCGTGCCGTACCGGACGGCTGTGCCGCCCATGCTGGCGCGGTACCTGGCGGCCATGATGACGGCCGTCTCCCCTGATCGGGGGAAGGGGGCGGAGGCTCCTGGGTTGTCCAAGGCGCCCGGGGTCTCCGACGTGACGGGGGTGCCAGGGGTGCGGATGGCGGCCAAGACGGCCGCGTCGGACGGGGTGCCGGGGGAGCACGCCGTGATCACGGCCTTCGCGCCGGCGGAGGCGCCCGAGGTGGCTGTGGGGGTGGTGCTGGAACGGCCGGGGGATCGGGTGGACGCCGTGGCCACCATCGCCCGCGCCGTCATCGCGGCCGCCCTGAGGTGA
- a CDS encoding ABC transporter ATP-binding protein → MADEPLELGEMSFSEWYAHTDKMAEVGFLTIARKLPSLIGQAMRMAWRASPRDTAATIVLNLLGGVFTAFGLLATTGVLTALFSEGPTPDRVMAALPSLALVAGAAVLRTTTQAGAGWAQSRLDPQVTRLTEERLYGLTSRVNLVAYDDPDFHDALQRARLRGAAMADSVVTCTIDVVTAAVGIAAVAGVLGVLHPVLLPLLLLAVLPDAWAAVRSARMQYATMYSLIPANRRKWIIGQLLAEREPAAEVRAFTMRGFLLRMYDAVAKAEQDVMLRLARRQTMARLAGEALGGLGAALVYVALGVLLAVAAIPLAVAGTAVLAIRSAQGSLGRLMYATNRLYEEGLYFTDFLDFCADAEGRIPGPRHSPIPESFERITATGVTFTYPGAPAPALRGVSIEIKQGEVIAFVGENGSGKTTLAKILSGLYEPDTGTVHWDDTDLRQVSPEALRSRTAVIAQDHTRWPLTARYNITMGTGKGEPALHAAAAVAGADEVIAALPHGYRTLLDRRFKDGHELSGGQWQRIAVARGFHRDADLLICDEPTAALDARAEHALFERIRHHADGRTVLLITHRLASVRYADRIYVLDHGTITEQGDHDTLMSLDGLYADLYTLQATAYR, encoded by the coding sequence ATGGCCGATGAGCCGCTCGAGCTCGGCGAGATGTCCTTCTCCGAGTGGTACGCCCACACCGACAAGATGGCGGAGGTCGGCTTCCTGACCATCGCCAGAAAGCTGCCGTCCCTCATCGGGCAGGCGATGCGGATGGCCTGGCGGGCCAGCCCCCGCGACACGGCGGCCACGATCGTGCTCAACCTGCTCGGCGGCGTCTTCACCGCGTTCGGCCTGCTGGCCACCACCGGCGTGCTGACCGCCCTGTTCAGCGAGGGCCCCACGCCCGACCGCGTCATGGCCGCCCTGCCCAGCCTCGCCCTGGTCGCCGGGGCGGCCGTGCTGCGCACGACCACGCAGGCCGGCGCGGGCTGGGCCCAGTCACGCCTCGACCCGCAGGTCACCCGCCTCACCGAGGAGCGCCTGTACGGCCTGACCAGCCGCGTGAACCTGGTGGCCTACGACGACCCCGACTTCCACGACGCCCTGCAACGCGCCAGGCTGCGCGGGGCGGCCATGGCCGACTCGGTGGTCACCTGCACCATCGACGTGGTCACCGCCGCCGTCGGCATCGCCGCCGTCGCGGGCGTGCTCGGCGTCCTGCACCCCGTCCTCCTGCCGCTCCTCCTCCTGGCCGTCCTGCCCGACGCGTGGGCCGCCGTCCGCAGCGCCCGCATGCAGTACGCCACCATGTACTCCCTCATCCCCGCCAACCGCCGCAAGTGGATCATCGGCCAGCTCCTGGCCGAACGGGAGCCCGCGGCCGAGGTCCGCGCGTTCACCATGCGCGGCTTCCTGCTGCGCATGTACGACGCGGTGGCCAAGGCCGAGCAGGACGTCATGCTGCGCCTGGCCCGCCGCCAGACCATGGCCCGCCTGGCCGGCGAGGCCCTGGGCGGCCTCGGCGCCGCACTCGTCTACGTCGCGCTCGGCGTCCTGCTCGCCGTCGCCGCCATCCCGCTGGCCGTGGCCGGCACCGCCGTCCTGGCCATCCGCTCGGCCCAGGGATCGCTCGGCCGGCTCATGTACGCCACCAACCGCCTCTACGAGGAGGGCCTCTACTTCACCGACTTCCTCGACTTCTGCGCCGACGCCGAAGGCCGCATCCCCGGGCCCCGCCACTCCCCCATCCCGGAGAGCTTCGAACGCATCACCGCCACCGGCGTCACCTTCACCTACCCCGGCGCTCCCGCCCCCGCTCTGCGGGGCGTCTCGATCGAGATCAAGCAGGGCGAGGTGATCGCGTTCGTCGGCGAGAACGGCTCCGGCAAGACCACCCTGGCCAAGATCCTGTCCGGCCTGTACGAACCCGACACCGGCACCGTCCACTGGGACGACACCGACCTGCGCCAGGTCAGCCCCGAAGCCCTCCGCTCCCGCACCGCCGTCATCGCCCAGGACCACACCCGCTGGCCGCTGACCGCCCGCTACAACATCACCATGGGCACCGGCAAGGGCGAACCCGCCCTGCACGCCGCCGCCGCGGTCGCCGGCGCCGACGAGGTCATCGCCGCCCTCCCGCACGGCTACCGCACCCTGCTCGACCGCCGCTTCAAGGACGGCCACGAACTGTCCGGCGGCCAATGGCAGCGCATCGCCGTCGCCCGCGGCTTCCACCGCGACGCCGACCTGCTCATCTGCGACGAACCCACCGCCGCCCTCGACGCCCGCGCCGAACACGCCCTCTTCGAACGCATCCGCCACCACGCCGACGGCCGCACCGTCCTGCTCATCACCCACCGCCTGGCCAGCGTCCGCTACGCCGACCGCATCTACGTCCTCGACCACGGCACCATCACCGAACAGGGCGACCACGACACCCTCATGTCCCTCGACGGCCTCTACGCCGACCTCTACACCCTCCAGGCCACCGCCTACCGCTGA
- a CDS encoding ATP-binding protein — protein MQRFADLSSLPAEPNPFVGREADVDELVHLMRVSRVVTLCGAGGIGKTRLALRLAVRLACADAGGVCLSELADLEKGQLRAHVAAALGISGDLVETIGDRRVLLLLDNCEPVIGECAELCRDLLRACPGVTVLATSREPLRVPGETLWRVPPLSVGEPVEGVESEAVRLFVARATAARPGFELTGETRPLVGELCRALDGLPLAIELAAAMVRVLSVGQLVERLDDRFRLLAGGARTAPARHRTLRAAVDWSYRLLSPQERLLLRRTAAFRSSWTLDLAEWVCAGPGLAEEEVLPRLCDLVDKSLVVLDGEVAGHARYRLLETVREYALEQLAESGEEAELRRRHLTALAGLAARFKESLAPGVRTSWPVVERYVNLFDGLKAEVNSACDWSIAIGMPDTALTLLTDIRFLLIGSGRKLDSTDRLDRLLALDAPQVPQGLRGRATIVRGELALAAGDFEPALRHVRAGLELCSAAEDVYGTALGTIALAQLTGEQSAIDRALGTARQSGDLVLESLAQATRARYGLHQGRLHEAQRAYQEVLSISEELDNHYGQTFGHIGLAQVARRSGDLGTARRHYESGLSLLKHVDARQQIVSCLAGLGRVALDEGDLAEARVRLTEALVLSRDAGLRAGIARRLDAWAALVTAEGDHRRAVLLVAAAVTLGGRQPDARTEDVLRPARESLGEAVAGVLWAEGTRFTADQAVACALEGDLPQAPVVPVAPVRQDSRLTAREQEIAELVARGLSNRGIADELVISPATVARHVANILAKLGFATRTQIAAWVIGSR, from the coding sequence ATGCAGCGATTCGCGGACCTCAGCAGCCTCCCGGCGGAGCCGAACCCGTTCGTGGGCCGGGAGGCCGATGTCGACGAGCTCGTCCACCTGATGCGCGTCTCCCGGGTCGTGACGCTGTGCGGGGCGGGCGGCATCGGGAAGACCCGGCTGGCCCTGCGGCTCGCCGTCAGGCTGGCCTGCGCGGACGCGGGCGGCGTGTGCCTGAGCGAGCTGGCCGACCTGGAGAAGGGGCAGCTCAGAGCCCACGTCGCGGCCGCGCTCGGCATCTCGGGCGACCTGGTGGAGACGATCGGCGACCGGCGCGTGCTGCTGCTGCTCGACAACTGCGAGCCGGTCATCGGGGAGTGCGCCGAGCTCTGCCGCGACCTGCTGCGGGCCTGCCCGGGAGTGACGGTGCTGGCGACCAGCAGGGAGCCGCTGCGGGTGCCGGGCGAGACGCTGTGGCGGGTGCCGCCGCTGTCGGTGGGCGAGCCGGTGGAGGGCGTCGAGAGCGAGGCGGTGCGGCTGTTCGTGGCCAGGGCCACGGCGGCGCGGCCCGGCTTCGAGCTGACCGGGGAGACGCGGCCGCTGGTGGGGGAGCTGTGCCGGGCGCTCGACGGGCTGCCGCTGGCGATCGAGCTGGCCGCCGCCATGGTCCGGGTGTTGTCCGTGGGGCAGCTCGTCGAGCGGCTGGACGACCGGTTCAGGCTGCTGGCGGGCGGCGCCCGCACGGCTCCGGCGCGGCACCGTACGCTCAGGGCGGCGGTGGACTGGAGCTACCGGCTGCTCAGCCCGCAGGAGCGGCTGCTGCTGCGCCGTACGGCCGCCTTCCGCTCCTCCTGGACGCTGGACCTGGCCGAATGGGTCTGCGCGGGCCCCGGGCTCGCGGAGGAGGAGGTGCTGCCCCGGCTCTGCGACCTGGTGGACAAGTCGCTGGTCGTGCTCGACGGCGAGGTGGCGGGGCACGCGCGTTACCGGCTGCTGGAGACCGTCCGCGAGTACGCGCTGGAGCAGCTCGCCGAGTCCGGCGAGGAGGCCGAGCTGCGCCGCCGCCACCTGACGGCGCTGGCCGGGCTGGCCGCCAGGTTCAAGGAGTCGCTGGCCCCGGGGGTGCGCACGTCGTGGCCGGTGGTCGAGCGCTACGTCAACCTCTTCGACGGCCTCAAGGCCGAGGTGAACTCCGCCTGCGACTGGTCGATCGCCATCGGCATGCCGGACACCGCGCTCACCCTGCTGACCGACATCCGCTTCCTGCTGATCGGCAGCGGCCGCAAGCTCGACTCGACCGACCGGCTCGACCGGCTGCTCGCCCTCGACGCCCCCCAGGTGCCGCAGGGGCTGCGCGGGCGGGCCACGATCGTGCGCGGGGAGCTGGCGCTGGCCGCGGGCGACTTCGAGCCGGCGCTGCGGCACGTACGCGCCGGGCTGGAGCTGTGCTCGGCCGCCGAGGACGTGTACGGCACCGCCCTCGGCACGATCGCGCTGGCCCAGCTCACCGGCGAGCAGTCGGCGATCGACCGGGCGCTCGGCACGGCCAGGCAGTCGGGCGATCTCGTCCTGGAGTCGCTGGCCCAGGCCACGAGGGCACGCTACGGCCTGCACCAGGGCCGCCTGCACGAGGCGCAGCGCGCCTACCAGGAGGTGCTGTCGATCAGCGAGGAGCTCGACAACCACTACGGCCAGACCTTCGGCCACATCGGCCTGGCGCAGGTGGCCAGGCGCTCGGGCGACCTCGGCACCGCCAGGCGGCACTACGAGTCGGGGCTGAGCCTGCTCAAGCACGTGGACGCCAGGCAGCAGATCGTGAGCTGCCTGGCAGGGCTCGGCCGGGTGGCGCTGGACGAGGGCGACCTGGCCGAGGCCAGGGTCAGGCTGACCGAGGCGCTGGTGCTCAGCCGCGACGCGGGCCTGCGGGCCGGCATCGCCCGCCGGCTGGACGCGTGGGCCGCGCTGGTCACGGCCGAGGGCGACCACCGGCGCGCGGTCCTGCTGGTGGCGGCGGCGGTGACGCTGGGCGGGCGGCAGCCGGACGCCCGCACCGAGGACGTGCTGCGCCCGGCCCGCGAGAGCCTCGGCGAGGCCGTCGCCGGCGTGTTGTGGGCGGAGGGCACCCGGTTCACCGCCGACCAGGCCGTGGCCTGCGCGCTCGAAGGTGACCTGCCCCAGGCGCCGGTCGTGCCGGTCGCGCCGGTCCGCCAGGACAGCAGGCTCACGGCCAGGGAGCAGGAGATCGCCGAGCTGGTCGCCAGGGGGCTCAGCAACCGGGGGATCGCCGACGAGCTCGTCATCAGCCCGGCGACCGTGGCCAGGCACGTGGCCAACATCCTGGCGAAGCTGGGGTTCGCCACGCGTACACAGATCGCCGCATGGGTGATCGGCAGTCGCTGA
- a CDS encoding AMP-binding protein yields the protein MRPTASTTGTVIHEVFRRAYERGDRPALIDLRGGHVYGYRRLVTEVTRAASGLVRRGARRDQVVGVHVSTVGAQTLAVHTVLAAGGVAAPVDRGLGAYEMAAWLRECDARVLITTPDLAETATLAAEESRVRQVVSLGPALDTIDFRCLLSLEPTALPALDAKRQLAVLLADGARLSHADLMARMAALDLPVRLAETDVVLTTWLPDGGCGLLALVGLGVSKGALVVAADGADLAGTAHDFGVTVVTGADGTLERVG from the coding sequence ATGAGACCCACCGCCTCGACCACCGGCACCGTGATCCATGAAGTGTTCCGCCGGGCCTACGAGCGCGGTGACCGTCCCGCCCTCATCGACCTGCGCGGTGGCCACGTCTACGGCTATCGCCGGCTGGTGACCGAGGTGACCAGGGCGGCTTCCGGGCTCGTGCGCAGGGGCGCCCGGCGTGACCAGGTGGTGGGCGTCCACGTGTCCACGGTGGGCGCCCAGACGCTGGCCGTGCACACGGTGCTGGCCGCGGGCGGGGTGGCGGCGCCGGTCGATCGGGGGCTGGGCGCGTACGAGATGGCGGCGTGGCTGCGGGAGTGCGACGCGCGGGTCCTGATCACCACGCCGGATCTGGCGGAGACGGCGACCCTGGCGGCGGAGGAGTCGCGGGTGCGCCAGGTCGTGTCGCTGGGGCCGGCGCTCGACACGATCGACTTCCGCTGCCTGCTCTCGCTGGAGCCCACCGCGCTGCCCGCGCTCGACGCCAAGCGCCAGCTCGCCGTGCTGCTCGCCGACGGCGCCCGCCTGTCCCACGCGGACCTGATGGCCAGGATGGCGGCGCTCGACCTCCCGGTACGCCTGGCCGAGACGGACGTGGTGCTGACCACGTGGCTGCCGGACGGCGGCTGCGGCCTGCTCGCTCTGGTCGGGCTCGGCGTGTCGAAGGGCGCGCTGGTGGTGGCCGCGGACGGCGCCGATCTCGCCGGCACCGCCCACGACTTCGGCGTCACGGTCGTGACGGGCGCCGACGGCACGCTGGAGCGCGTCGGCTGA
- a CDS encoding carbohydrate ABC transporter permease codes for MTAVAGRRAAVFGWARFGLLVLFVVVFLIPIYVLLVTSFKPLTEADPSQAWNLPQTWTTEAWRVAWEKLAPGLWNSVLLAVPGSLLSCALGSMNGYVLSKWRFPGADVLFTLFLFGMFIPYQGVMIPLVQLLVSIDQFAGLQGVFYGGIPGLVLAHVVYGIPICTLIFRNYYVTIPDELIEASRVDGAGMLRAYWSVVLPVSGPAIAVVIIWQFTSLWNDFLFAVFLTGPTSWPTTVMLNNIAGAQATPYSQQMAAAILASIPTMLIYVLLGRFFMRGLMAGALKG; via the coding sequence ATGACGGCGGTGGCGGGGCGTAGGGCGGCCGTCTTCGGGTGGGCCAGGTTCGGGCTGCTCGTGCTCTTCGTGGTGGTCTTCCTGATCCCCATCTACGTGCTGCTCGTCACCAGCTTCAAGCCGCTCACCGAGGCCGACCCGAGCCAGGCGTGGAACCTGCCGCAGACCTGGACGACCGAGGCGTGGCGGGTGGCCTGGGAGAAGCTCGCCCCCGGCCTGTGGAACAGCGTGCTGCTCGCCGTCCCCGGGTCGCTGCTGTCGTGCGCGCTGGGCTCCATGAACGGGTACGTGCTGTCCAAGTGGCGCTTTCCCGGGGCGGACGTGCTGTTCACGCTGTTCCTGTTCGGGATGTTCATCCCGTACCAGGGGGTGATGATCCCGCTGGTGCAGCTCCTGGTGTCGATCGACCAGTTCGCCGGGTTGCAGGGGGTGTTCTACGGCGGCATTCCCGGGTTGGTGCTGGCGCACGTCGTCTACGGCATCCCGATCTGCACGCTGATCTTCCGCAACTACTACGTGACGATCCCGGACGAGCTGATCGAGGCTTCGCGGGTGGACGGGGCGGGGATGTTGCGGGCGTACTGGTCGGTGGTGCTGCCCGTGTCGGGGCCCGCCATCGCCGTGGTGATCATCTGGCAGTTCACCTCGCTCTGGAACGACTTCCTGTTCGCCGTCTTCCTGACCGGGCCGACGAGCTGGCCCACGACCGTGATGCTGAACAACATCGCGGGCGCGCAGGCCACCCCGTACAGCCAGCAGATGGCGGCGGCGATCCTCGCGTCCATCCCGACGATGCTGATCTACGTC